A window of the Labeo rohita strain BAU-BD-2019 chromosome 1, IGBB_LRoh.1.0, whole genome shotgun sequence genome harbors these coding sequences:
- the slc43a3a gene encoding solute carrier family 43 member 3a, giving the protein MQRMLGCKGSSGTGVRYKLTLATGLLECLCFAGVVFGWASLVFVLKTDGYFSDLCINATDASGELGTDCSLQDERFSLVFTVASFMNNFLTLPNGFLYDHFGTMATRFLAIFLYTTGTLIVSLSSKALSFLLFPALSFIAVGGILFLMTNMQVGNLFDSHRSTIITVYNGAFDSSSVIFLIIKVLYERGVSLRSSFFFLLACNLIHLLRTLFLMPKSHIPYPIPDDYKYGMSCAKSHSYNVEQYEAERDPSSDRGRSAAAEPLETDTLQLTENSEKDSFKSCVLSWFFLWHLIWLSAMQLRHYFFIGTLNPMLNRLANHDPDTVSEYTNAFAFTQFCGVLCAPWNGLLMDRHKRKPLDPGVSEREADLRSSVLSLLLTSLQCLLFSICASIPFLPLQYFTFILQVLNRSFLYGGNAAFISIAFPARHFGKLYGLVMSLSAVVSLLQYPCFALNKVLGGDPLYVNIILTVLTLLAFIHPVYVFVHCRELAKQRENSQSILEASMEETKMY; this is encoded by the exons ATGCAAAGGATGCTGGGATGCAAGGGATCATCTGGGACGGGGGTGAGATACAAGCTAACTCTGGCTACAGGACTGCTGGAGTGCTTGTGTTTTGCTGGAGTGGTGTTTGGTTGGGCATCTCTAGTGTTTGTCCTGAAGACAGATGGCTACTTCAGCGATTTGTGCATCAATGCGACAGACGCTAGTGGAGAACTTGGCACAG ACTGCAGTCTGCAAGATGAGAGGTTCTCATTGGTTTTTACCGTGGCTTCCTTCATGAACAACTTTCTCACTCTGCCCAACGGATTCTTGTATGACCATTTTGGCACGATGGCAACACGATTTTTGGCTAT ATTTCTTTATACCACCGGAACTCTTATTGTATCATTGTCCAGTAAAG CTCTCTCGTTTTTGCTTTTTCCTGCTCTGTCCTTTATAGCTGTGGGGggtattttatttctaatgaCAAATATGCAG GTGGGGAACCTTTTTGACTCTCATAGATCAACAATTATTACAGTCTATAATGGGGCCTTCGACTCTTCATCAGTTATCTTTCTTATCATCAAG GTTCTCTATGAGAGAGGGGTTTCTCTTCGCtcctcattttttttcctcttagcCTGTAATCTCATTCATCTCCTCCGGACTCTCTTCCTTATGCCAAAGTCACACATTCCCTATCCCATCCCAGACGACTACAAATATGG GATGAGCTGTGCTAAATCACATAGCTACAATGTTGAACAGTACGAGGCAGAGCGAGACCCGAGTTCAGACAGAGGCAGAAGTGCAGCTGCTGAGCCACTGGagactgacacactacagctaACAGAAAACTCTGAGAAAG ACAGTTTTAAGAGCTGTGTTCTGTCCTGGTTCTTCCTGTGGCACCTCATATGGCTGTCGGCCATGCAACTGCGGCATTATTTCTTCATTGGGACTCTGAATCCAATGCTCAACAGACTGGCCAACCATGACCCAGACACTG TGAGTGAGTACACCAATGCGTTTGCTTTCACCCAATTCTGTGGAGTTCTCTGTGCTCCCTGGAATGGCCTGCTAATGGACAGACACAAAAGAAAACCCCTAGATCCAG GCGTGTCAGAACGGGAAGCAGACCTACGCTCGTCAGTTCTGTCTCTCCTCCTCACCTCCCTGCAGTGCCTGTTGTTCTCCATCTGTGCAAGCATCCCGTTCCTCCCTCTCCAGTACTTCACATTCATCCTTCAGGTCCTTAACCGCTCCTTTCTGTACGGAGGGAATGCTGCATTCATCAGCATAGC ATTTCCTGCACGACATTTCGGAAAGCTGTATGGTCTAGTGATGTCCCTATCAGCTGTGGTGTCACTGCTGCAGTATCCCTGCTTCGCCCTCAACAAAGTTCTTGGAGGAGACCCCCTCTAT gTGAACATCATCTTGACTGTCCTGACTCTACTGGCCTTCATTCATCCTGTCTATGTGTTTGTTCACTGCAGAGAGCTGGCAAAACAGCGAGAGAATTCACAGAGCATTTTAGAAGCATCAATGGaggaaacaaaaatgtattaa